The genomic region agaaaaaaaagaaaatgtatctataattatatttttactattaaaatatataaagaaaaaatatgggATTAACAAAAAGAATACCAATACTAATGAAGATGGGGATATAGACAAAAACTTAGTATCCTCATTAAAtgagttaaaaaaaaaaaatgataaaaattatgattttataaaaaattatttggatgaaaataaacatatatatgtaccaaataaaacaaatcagcaaaattcaaattatatagaTAAGAACAAATTACAAAACATTTCtattagaaataaaaattataatttattatttaaaaaaaaaaatgaagatgaTAATTACGAGTTTTTACTTATcagatttatttttatttatatctttacACATTCAAATTTACTTCATGACAactttaattattattacatgcATGGAGAAatttatgaacaaaattattataaaaatatgttgaataattttaataaaattatattacaCTTGAAAACTAATTTTTTGGATGTTTTAAATATCAAAGAATACGAAAATTCCCAAACTGATGAGTTAAATAATCCCCATTATGATTATCATCAGattgatgaaataaaaaaacaaaatttgtATCCATATGATACTAAAAAATGTGACAATATTACTGgggaaataaatatgagcTTATCTGtaaacaatattattagtgAATACAAACATACTGAAACCCTTTCAAATATATCACATTccattgaaaaaaatatagagaataaatataacatattaagtaaacaaaaattttctttgttaataaattattttttatttatttttaaacataatataaatttcatTGTAcaagataaaaattttatagagaatatgaaaatgcaacatttttttgtaaaaaaattcaaaaatttatattataattataaatattcatatatttatagaaatataatattatctataatatataatatgaaaaaagcAAATTCTTTAagaacaaattatattttaaattgcAAAATTTTTTCTCAAAATGATAACAACAGTTACAATACTagcgaaaaaaataaaatagacaTTAACGAATACgtacaaattattaaatttttccAACACATATGTGTGCAAAAaggaaaaacaaaaaattataaaaataatgcattttacaattatttaaaaaaaaacaatatcaaaattttgaataatgatgatattAATGATCAAAGTTatgaaattttatataacactcctattattaataaatttagcaattatcaaataacaaacatatatataaatacaatgttttttaattatataataccTATGCTTATCCAAACAAGcgaagaaaaatatttagctgttcaaattatttttaattctaacgaaaatataaattcatatatgGTCTCATTTAACCTTATGAACAgttttttaaacaattaCAATTATGATACTATAttgattaaaaaataaaaatagaagaaaaaaaaatatgctataatatatttgtagcGAACTATAAATGATACCTTTTCATGTCATTTTTCCATATCTCTATaatacacatttttttaacatcaTCAACATCATTGTACTATTTGCTTTGCATTTGTTATACATagtttcattttattttattaattattttttgctaTAATTTTGTAACCATTTTATAcctttataattaaaaattttatcttAAATATCTTTCCTCATTAAAAGGGGagagaaagaaaaaatagacGAAAAATTATTACGTGATAATgaataaacataaaaatgtatgaataaataatgtgTAATGgatggaaaaataaaaaatatacacacagaaaaataattatgctaaagcaaaataaaagtttgaattttatcaaaaaagaaaaaaaataatgataaaaaatgacTCTTAATACcttttattcataatataataaaaatatgcttaaaaaaaagtgcaATAATTTAGCATAATTTCCAGGAAATAAGAAAAGGGCAtacacaaatataaaataattttgcattatacataaacacaaattttatatttattaaaaatataattttttataaaataaaaaagatgaaatgATCGTTATatcccatttttttttaattccccttattaatttttgtcgatatttttatacatacaCAAATAGAAAAAGTGGGATGTAATACATAAGACCAttccatatattttaatatataaaaataaatgtatgcttgataaaggaaaaatatataggtaattttggaaataaattaaaaaatctAGAATAATTCATAAATACTCATGggtgataaaatatatcttaaatgaataaaaaaaaaatgctttaaaatatttattcacattttttcGTTAAACACAACACTCACaattacatttatttatatgtcaTTAAAAAGTGAAggttttttatatatttatttatgtgtgtttgttcataaaattGATATGTATCCATATTATATCAAGggagaaaaaataaaaaaaagtgacATATTTTCAGTATGAAAATTTGGACATCTCTTTGAATGTGCAGTATATTAAACAAAGACTATACATTCACATATGTATTAATACTATTGctattaaaattgtatattaattatatgcacaatttatttaggaaaaattttatatttgttcacatttttttttgtatattgcTTCATTTTAATGACAAAATTGTGCCcaaagtttttttttttatcatctcATATTACAAACATCACAATAGGAAACAATGCTGAAGAGTATTGAAGTTCATTCCcccaaaaaaattattaagcTGGACAATGGAGATGAAggaacaaaaaaagaaaatgaaaaagaagaatatttaataacAGATTTGTcaggaaataataaaaatatgccTAGTCTTATTATAAGAATCCCaagtaatataaataaatttttaagtaaagaagaaataaaaataaaatatgataaaaatatatcattaccTACTGATAACTTAAATAATGGATTAAGTTCATTTAAAGTTGATTCATCCCCATTTacattttatgaaaattcCTATTCAACTATCGACCCAAAGGTTGATCTTACATACCCATCTGATACAAACATTAGCTTTGGTTCTTCAACTATTGGTAGCAATTTAATTAGAAATGtggaattaaaaaatgatacatatattgataatactgtgaatattataaatagtGAAGATACTTGTGACAATGCTGAGATAAATGAGTTTCTCTTAAaagattttaaaaataattatgtgGAAAAATACGAAGCAAATGCATGTAATGATAACATAGAATTTTTAAGAggacatataaaaaatgaattagaatattttttgaaaaataaaaaacataatatttgtggtgaaatgaaaataaacgatattattaatattgactatgataaaattaatgaaaaaaatatcattcCATATTTTCTTACTAATATGTTTGATCaggaacaaaaaaaaaaaagagaaaaaatgaaattacaACTTGAACAACAgagaaaaattatgatggaaaagaaaagaaatgaaagagttaataaaaaaaatatgaataaagaATCTAcgttgaaaaaaaaacaaagcAAAAATctcaatttaaaaaaagaaaaaactgaaaatttgaaagaaaatacgaaaaaaaaagaaacagGCTCAGAAACAAACGATgatgaagaagaagaagaaagtgaaaattatgataacGATATAGATGAATCTGATAAAGAActtgatataaatatttataatgatCCAACAAAATATGGTATTGAAGGAAGTAGTGATTATTCTGAAGGAATGAAAAGTGAATTAGACAATTCACaagatgaagaaaatacaACAAATGATCAatcaaataatacaaatttgaaaaataaaaaaagtaaaaaacaacaaaaaaataaaaactctaataattatgatgaGGGATGTGATGAAGCAAGTGAAATTTCCAATACAATTgcaaaaaaaggaaaatcgaaaaaaaatgaaaacatCGAAGATATTGTAGATAGCTCTattcaaaaattaatatcctatgattattattcaagtttaaatataaaagaaataataaaacctagtgataaaataaaatcttTATCTGCATTTATTCCAGCAGATGAAAATTTAGATAATTAtgatcaaataaaaaaattaaaatatttaataaataatttaccACATACTcatattaaagaaaaaagatCACTATAccattataatattaaacaaTTCATTAAATGGAaagtttatttattaaataatataaatatatgtttatatggTATAGGCTCAAAATATCAtttgttaaattttttttctgatatttgtttaaatgATGGAAATAAATGCATTATATTAGGCTTTGAAGAAGAAATCAATTTAGAAGAAATTATTATACGTATATTAGAATATcattataaatacaaaacaacaaaaaaattaaaatcatTTGAATTATTGTATGAATTAACAGAAAAAGTCAACGAATCAAATATTCCactttattttgttatacACAATTTAGATAACGCTAAATTATACCCATATTATGATtgcttttcttttttaagccaatacaataatatctattttatatgtactATTGATGATGTCTCATTTGAgctaaatattaattttaaaaatgtgaGTTCCattaattttcattatatgaAATGCCATACATGGATAGATTATAGACATGAAATTTTAAGACAGTGGAATAAATTTTTACCTGAATGggtttttaataaaaaatgtgagCATGTagatgtaaaaaaaaatattgaaacTATTCTTAGTGCATTAAGTATTAACCATAAAAGATTGTTTAAAATCATTGCATCTATGCAATTagaaaatttagaaaaaggAATATTTGGAGTAGaaaaagaattattattgcAAGATAAACGACTGTTTACTGTAGGTGCATCTAGCATCAGAATTAATTCACTTCTTGTTGAATTTGTTTCACATAATGTTATAACTGAAACTAGACTTAAAGAGGGAAATACATTCCTAAAAATTAATGTGGATAATGATGAACTCAAACGAATTGTGGATACATTACAATAATGTTATACCATTTTATATGATGGATTTGAGAATCAATTTCTTTTCCCATAGCAAAAAGTTTCATTTCCATGCCTTTTTTATATCGCTTATTCAATTTAATGTGcttttaaattttgattCATTTggtacattttttttattttttattttttctgtCTTGCAACGAGACTAATACAATGGTCtccatttatttaattcctTTCATATCATAATTTCTAGAAACTTCATTAGTgtcataattatattttataataaaatttttttaaagtgAAAACGCCTTTTTCATAATACGAAAAATTGATTTTTTCAACAATAAAATCATgaacaaaagaaaaaaaatatcacaTAACTATCGTATTTATGTgatttacaaaattataatactTAAAAGagcaatttaaaaaaaatgtatccGAAAAGTTTTCGTGTTTTGTAATATacgataaaaatattaataaatgatggaaaaaaaaattcgtTGTTATGAAACAAAGTATATTATGAGTATGTGCGATTagaaaaacatattatactcattatatatttataaaaatataaagaaaaaaaaaagcatcATATTAATGTGaatatgtgcatataaGACCACCATGAAGTTGTCATACTACTTCAGTTACTTGTTCTTCTGACATTTAATTCATTACTCATTTTCgtattttgattttatttgagattaaaaatcattttcttcatcatcACCAGTTGCATATACATCATTTGGGAAGGCAATAGCTGTgttttcttcatttattGTAAAAACTGTCAATTCTACATATCTATCTATAGTGCTAAAAACATGTGCCTTTGTAAATCCCTTTGTTAATGATTCTCTTTCTATTTCTTCAATTGGTATCCAAccattccatttttttttcttttccataattttttctttaattgtttttataatattcataatttcTGTTGATGAGTCCTTTTTTCTTCGTTTTTCTGTTTGTAATGATACACTTGCTTTTGATTGTTCTGTTAAACGGATAGCTTCTTCAAAATCAGGAGTTTCAATAATATCACTATCTCTTACCCTTGCCAATGCTTGTGATATTCGTAAAATAGCAAGTAAAGCTCTAGGAGTTGTATAATTAATACGGGTATCATTATATCTTTCTTGTTGTGATTCTAATTGTCTTGATGAAACATACCATTGTGTAATTTTGGGTATTAGTTCAGGGGAAATGGTTGgttgttttctttttgcTAATTGTATGAATGCTCTTAAAACAGTTTTGTCAATTTCTTCATATCCATCATCATCATTATCATCTTTATTGTTTAAacctgtttttttttttcttcttttttttttcttatcaTCAGTTGAATCTACACatttcaatatatttaatacatGCTCTGCTAATCTTTTATCCTTATCTCGATCTGATATATCAAGAAGCAAAAATTGTAAATCAAATCTTGTCAGCAAGGCTGCAGGTAAATTCATATTAAGCATTACAGATTTTTTACAATCATATCTTCCATTAATTGGATTAGCAGCTGCTAATACAGACGACCGTGCAGGCATATTACTGCAATGCCCAGCTTTTGCTATTGAAACGGTTTGTTGTTCCATAACTTCATAAATAGCTGACCTATCGAATTCGTccattttatcaaattcGTCAATACAACATATTCCTTTATCTGCTAATACTAATGCACCACCTTCTAGGGTCGTTTCACCGGTATTCGGATCTTTTAATACAGCAGCAGTTAAACCAACCGAACTACTACCCTTTCCAGTAGTATATATAGATCTTGAAGCTATTAAACAAACTTTTTTCATAAGTTGACTTTTTGCTACTCCGGGATCTCccattaataatatatgtatgtcACCTCTTATTAAACCAccatctttttttttttttgtgcaCCCTCCTATTAgttgtaataataatgccTTTTTAACATCTTCATGACCATATATTTCAGGCCCAATATTATATGCTAATCTTTCATAAAGATTAGGACtactttttaatttttgaacTTCTTccataattttatcataattatcTATATGctcattaaaattttctttattattttgaacataataaatatggaaaaCCTTTTCTGCAATTAGTCCACCTTTTAATGCTTGGAACCCACTTTTTGTTACAGGCATTAGAACCCCCGTTAGTGTGACATGCATACCTGGTTGAACAGATGTAGTAGATGCACCGTGTATTATACAATTCATACTTCTAGGTATATCACCTTCAGGGAGTTGGTTAGCTAACTCTTGAACTTTTATTTCTTgatattttacaaatttaCTTAATTTTGCTTGAAATTTTAATGATCCTCTGATTCCATGTACATTAGTACATCCTGGGCAATCAAAAAGTGGCATAAAAAATGGTCCATCGACAGCTTTATAAGCAAAAACATGGCATCTATCACATTCATATGTGGCAACTTGAATTCTTGGTTTTAATTGAGTAGCTCTTATAACTTCACATTCAAATGTACTTAATGAACCAATACAGTCAGCATTTACTATTCTCATTTTTCTAACTAAATCTCGAGAACTTggaattaatattatttcaaaattgACTCTTAAATATGCAGgtaatttatattctttCATTCGTTCTTCCCTAATCTCTTCAATAGGTTTAATCATATCtcgaaataaattattaaatgcTTCTTTTTCACTTTCATCTGTTGAATATCCACTAGcatcttcattatttattcgTCTTAAATTTCTACGTTTcgttttttcattttcatcttcTTCACCATATTCTTTAATAAATCGTTTATAACATTCATCGGATAAACATTTATCGGCAGCTGTATATAATAGCTCAACATATCTATGGGTATTTGTCATAATACCATTATAAACTGAATAATCAGcatctttattttctttgGAAAAATGCTCTCTTAAATCGTCTAAATATATAGGTAATACTTCAGTATCAtgattgtatattttttgcaaaTAACCTTTATATTTTAGTTTACCCCAATTTATGTGATTAATTGATGGGTCttcaaaattatcaaaaaacTTTACTAGTTCATCGATATGTGaactataatttttaactGCATCCAGATATTTTGTGTGATTATCATCTACAAACGTCCTAATATCCAATCCCTTTTCCCCCATATCTTTGACCCCCCcctttttgataaaataaaacgaaataataaaattgagaatatgcaaataagagaggaaaaaaaaaggagtatgaaaaataaataaaattaattaactATTGTTGCGTGCACTTTCTAATACTCAACTTATCTATACATATgtttgcaaaaaaaaaaaaaaaaatacacatgAATATTACATCCATACACAATCTAGCATTAAAcgtgaaaataaaactacaatatttaatacacgaaacaaaaaatgtgtgaaaaaatcaataagtagttaattcattttttttcacaaatatatgccttaaaatatcataatataattgcataggtgaaaaaaaattaatgacTTATGCGACGAACTTAAAAAGATGAAATTAAACTAAACAATAGAAATACATAAAGCACGAACTAAATTAGCAAAATAAAGAGCGgaataaaatgaaagaataaaaaatgcatgctctgataaatttgtttttaataacCTCTCAATtccaataaaaatatttaaagggaattaatttttcatagtgacatattttaaaatacgtttcaataaaaaatatacaattaaaatatatattttcgtAAATTTTTTGAGAAATCGCTGAAAAACACTgagaaaatatgaaataagATATTaggtaaaaatattaatacttCAAAATGGAGATTTACAATAGACACATTTCAATTCGGgctataaaataaataaaataatagtgataaaataatactttATTGCATAAAATATCTTTTAAAACACGGGAATATCAtcttatataaaatacacGTTTAGgggtgaaaaaaaatataaataaaatataagcCTTTAAGTAGACATATACATTAAAAGAATacttataatatatacacatatcatatatatttttattatacaaaatatttttttaaaactaggggagattttttaaatgtgaATTATATTGTATACCTATGATGCCTATAAATTATAAGCACGATGtgtatatttgtatatagaTATAGTTTACAAGAATAAAgaaacattaaaaaaatgtttgagtccttaaaaaatgaaaatctTTGATGATACAAgtattttttctctttttttatatttatgaattaCAAAAGGGGTTAAGGATGTACTTAGCactaaatattaatataaatttaaaaaaaatatctccgtaataatatatatatatatatatatatatatatatatatatatacacatatttatttctttaattttaaaaaaattcttatatttttcaattctTATTCTtttgaaatttttaatgaataatattaactgaaatataattataattttctatatgtatataaaaaatagcaCTTATGCATAACTTtatgtattaaaaatgtgCTAAGCAAATATAAGTCACATTAACAtaagtataaataaatatttgtttagtACTTTGTgcttatataaaaataaaaacctTATTTAAAACACCCCCATACAACTAAAAGCATATTTCCCCACGAATTTTtacattaattttatttataacatttttttaattttatatatacacattgaatttataaataacatGGAACATATTTAACATAGCCTTCAAATATTTCCAATGCttatacatacatacacATTTGCTTACCAACTTTCTGAATGTGGATGAAGCAAAACAAACttcttaattttattttgacaAATTTGCTAACAAAcatgttattttttcattatatatacatttttttctcttaatttattttgaaatacattttttgtttttacaacaaaaaaatattaaagtTAATGAGGAAATATAAGCACATTATATACATAGCTATAAGCATACATTCATAACACAAAAATACTAATatttaagaaataaatggaatgcttatatctttatataaaaaatataataaattaattattcaTTAAGCATTCTTAACtatttttctcttttttttgcgGTATGTAtgtaaattaatatatatatatacaaaaaaaaaaattctcATCATATGCATGTGTATGTAAACATAATAAtgcaataaaaattcaatcacgaaaatatacaattagCAAATTAAGCGCGATCATATtgggaaaaaataagaaaacgAGAAACGAtacaaattaattttacataaaaaaaaattaatgaaaaaaaagagagaAGAAATGTATATGATAAGTCTTGTGTGCACATGCATACATAATTATGCATTT from Plasmodium berghei ANKA genome assembly, chromosome: 8 harbors:
- a CDS encoding origin recognition complex subunit 2, putative, coding for MLKSIEVHSPKKIIKLDNGDEGTKKENEKEEYLITDLSGNNKNMPSLIIRIPSNINKFLSKEEIKIKYDKNISLPTDNLNNGLSSFKVDSSPFTFYENSYSTIDPKVDLTYPSDTNISFGSSTIGSNLIRNVELKNDTYIDNTVNIINSEDTCDNAEINEFLLKDFKNNYVEKYEANACNDNIEFLRGHIKNELEYFLKNKKHNICGEMKINDIINIDYDKINEKNIIPYFLTNMFDQEQKKKREKMKLQLEQQRKIMMEKKRNERVNKKNMNKESTLKKKQSKNLNLKKEKTENLKENTKKKETGSETNDDEEEEESENYDNDIDESDKELDINIYNDPTKYGIEGSSDYSEGMKSELDNSQDEENTTNDQSNNTNLKNKKSKKQQKNKNSNNYDEGCDEASEISNTIAKKGKSKKNENIEDIVDSSIQKLISYDYYSSLNIKEIIKPSDKIKSLSAFIPADENLDNYDQIKKLKYLINNLPHTHIKEKRSLYHYNIKQFIKWKVYLLNNINICLYGIGSKYHLLNFFSDICLNDGNKCIILGFEEEINLEEIIIRILEYHYKYKTTKKLKSFELLYELTEKVNESNIPLYFVIHNLDNAKLYPYYDCFSFLSQYNNIYFICTIDDVSFELNINFKNVSSINFHYMKCHTWIDYRHEILRQWNKFLPEWVFNKKCEHVDVKKNIETILSALSINHKRLFKIIASMQLENLEKGIFGVEKELLLQDKRLFTVGASSIRINSLLVEFVSHNVITETRLKEGNTFLKINVDNDELKRIVDTLQ
- a CDS encoding DNA replication licensing factor MCM7, putative, with amino-acid sequence MGEKGLDIRTFVDDNHTKYLDAVKNYSSHIDELVKFFDNFEDPSINHINWGKLKYKGYLQKIYNHDTEVLPIYLDDLREHFSKENKDADYSVYNGIMTNTHRYVELLYTAADKCLSDECYKRFIKEYGEEDENEKTKRRNLRRINNEDASGYSTDESEKEAFNNLFRDMIKPIEEIREERMKEYKLPAYLRVNFEIILIPSSRDLVRKMRIVNADCIGSLSTFECEVIRATQLKPRIQVATYECDRCHVFAYKAVDGPFFMPLFDCPGCTNVHGIRGSLKFQAKLSKFVKYQEIKVQELANQLPEGDIPRSMNCIIHGASTTSVQPGMHVTLTGVLMPVTKSGFQALKGGLIAEKVFHIYYVQNNKENFNEHIDNYDKIMEEVQKLKSSPNLYERLAYNIGPEIYGHEDVKKALLLQLIGGCTKKKKDGGLIRGDIHILLMGDPGVAKSQLMKKVCLIASRSIYTTGKGSSSVGLTAAVLKDPNTGETTLEGGALVLADKGICCIDEFDKMDEFDRSAIYEVMEQQTVSIAKAGHCSNMPARSSVLAAANPINGRYDCKKSVMLNMNLPAALLTRFDLQFLLLDISDRDKDKRLAEHVLNILKCVDSTDDKKKKRRKKKTGLNNKDDNDDDGYEEIDKTVLRAFIQLAKRKQPTISPELIPKITQWYVSSRQLESQQERYNDTRINYTTPRALLAILRISQALARVRDSDIIETPDFEEAIRLTEQSKASVSLQTEKRRKKDSSTEIMNIIKTIKEKIMEKKKKWNGWIPIEEIERESLTKGFTKAHVFSTIDRYVELTVFTINEENTAIAFPNDVYATGDDEENDF